DNA from Patescibacteria group bacterium:
GGCGATCGGCCCGCCCTTATCCAGATTCTCAATTTCCGCGTAGTCGCGCGACTCAGCGTCGTCGCGGGAGAATGACCGGAAAATCATTTTCGGATCCTCGCCGTGATGAGCGGCGCGGTTTTCAAGCCGCGCGTATCTTGTCTCCGGAGAAGCGTAAATGGCGATTACCTTGAGCGCTTCGCCGTATTTATTTTTAAACTCTTTGTATTCGGACCACGAGTACAGGCCGTCCACGATGACATTGGCCTCCCGAAGAGCTTCATCAATCTTCGGAAAGTTCAAAACCGCGAATGCGGCCATGCCGTGCTTGGCGCGGAGTTCTTCGCGGATCGGGCGTTCGTTTTGCTCGCTCGGCTCCAGGCCGCGGCGCTTCACTTCGTCCAGTGTAATCTGTCCGAGCCGGACATACGCCCAGTTTTGTTTTTTAAATTCATCGGCAACCGCGGTTTTGCCCGCGCCGCACATGCCGACAAGTGCGATTATTTTTTTTGTCATATTCATTCCGTGCGCAATTGAACGCCGCCCTCTTTGGGATCCATGGTTTCTATCTCTTTCTGGTAAAGGCTTGCCAAAAAATTATTCACCTCTTTTTTCTCTTCATATATATCAACCTGAAGACCGGCGTCTTTAAGATATTGGATCGCCTGTTCGGCGCGGTAAATTTTCCCCAGAACAACGCGGCTGACGTGGCAGGCGACAATATATTTGCAGCAATGCATGCAGGGGCTGTAGGTCGTATAGAGCGTCGTCCCCTCGGTGCTCGCGCCGGGAACAAGGGCGGCCTGAAGCAGGGCATTGTGTTCGCCGTGGATTGTGCGGATGCAGTGGCCTTCTTCTATGAGATGGCCGTCCGGGCCGTCGCAGTGCGGCAAGCCGGGAGGCGCGCCGTTATAGCCGGTTGAGATAATGCGGTTATTCTTCACAAGAACGGCGCCGGCGCGCAGCCGGTCGCAGGTGCTCCGGGTCGCGATAATCCGGGCAATTGCCATAAAATAGTCGTCCCATTTGGGCCGAAAATATTTTTCGTCGTTTTTTTGCTCCTCCATATTCCGGAAAGTTTAAATTTCAAATTTAATGCCCGGGCCCATTGAAGTCGCGATGGTTGCGCTTTTTACGTATTCTCCCTTTGAAGAGGGCGGTTTGACGCGCAATACCGCTTCAATGAGAGCGTTCAGGTTTTCAAGAAGCTTGGCCGAATCGAGCGACACCTTGCCGATGGTCTGATGCACGTTTGCGGTGGCATCGTTTTTGAATGTGATTTTGCCCCTCTTAATTTCTTCAATCATCTTTTTAACATTCGGGCCGACGGTATCGGTTTTGGGGTTCGGCATCAGGCCCTTGGGGCCGAGAATCTTTGCGATTTTCGCGAGTTTCGGCATCATGTCCGGAGTGGCGACCGCGACGTCAAAATCGATCTTTTCGCTTTTTTTGATTTTTTCAATCATATCATCGCCGCCGATAATGTCGGCGCCGGCCGCTTTGGCTTCGGCTTCGCGGTCCGCGGCAACGAACGCGGCGACGCGGCGCTCCTTGCCGATTGAATGCGGAAAAATAATGGTGGAGCGAATCTGCTGTTCGCCCTTGGCCGGGTCGATGCCCAGCTGGAAGTGGGCCTCAACAGCAGCGTCGAATTTTACGGTTGAAGTTTTTTTCGCAAGTTCAATCGCCTCCGCTCGCGGATAGACCTTCTTGCGGTCAATTAATTTCTTGGCCTCCTCGTATCTTTTCGATCTTGGCATATTGTTTTCTCCGTGGTGCAAGCCCCCGATGCTCACTTGCGTTCGATCGGGGTCCCACAATAAGAATTAGTGATTAAAATTTATTCCTGGACCGTTACGCCCATCTGGCGCGCGGTGCCTTCGATAATCTTCATTGCCGCGTCAATATCGTGGGCATTGAGATCCGGCATTTTTTTCTCGGCGATTTCCTTCACTTGGGCGTGCGTGATTTTCCCGACTTTCTCCTGGAGCGGCTTGCCCGAACCCTTTTCGATTCCGGCCGCCTTTTTAATAAGTTCCGAAGCCGGCGGGGTCTTGGTGACAAAACTGAAAGTCGCGTCCTGGTAGACGGTAATAATCACGGGCACAACTTCGCCCATTTTGTCCTTGGTCGCGGCATTGAATTTGCTGCAGAAATCCTGGATATTCAAGCCGTGCTGGCCCAAGGCCGGGCCGACCGGCGGCGCCGGGTTTGCCTGGCCGCCCTTGAGCTGCAGCTTTATCTGCGTTTTTACTTTTTTTGCCATATTAAGATTATTAATTGGATGGCACTTACTAGAAGCTTGCCCTTTGCGCATTGAGCGGTTGGGGCAATAAGTGCGGGTTGGTCGGTGAATCAGTGAATCAGTGGATCAGGATATTTGTCCCGATTAACCGGTCAACTGATTCACCGATTCACCGTTATATTTTTTTAATCTGCAAAAAGTCCAGTTCCACCGGAGTCTCGCGTCCGAACATATTGACCAGCACTTTGATCTTGCCGCGCGCTTCGTCCAGTTCGCTGACTTTTCCTTCGAATCCCTTGAACGGCCCGTCGACAATCTTGACCGGCGATCCGGCGGAAACATCAATCTTATACTGCGGCTCCTCAACGCCCATTCTTTTCTGTAGCGATTTAACTTCGTCCTCGGAAAGGGGAGTCGGAACCGTGCCCGTGCCGATAAATCCGGTGACATTCGGGGTGTTGCGCACCATGTACCAGGAATCGTCCGTCACGATCATCTCGACGAGAACATAGCCCGGAAAGATTTTCTCTTCCACGATGCGGCGCTTGCCGTTCTTGATTTTAATTTTTTTCTCTTTCGGAATCAGTACGCCGAAGACCTTGTCTTCCATGTCGTACGACTCGATTCTCTTTTTAAGATTATCCATCACATTTTCTTCATATCCCGAATATGTGTGGATCGCATACCAGCGGCGTCCCCGCTGCAATACTTGCTTTGGCATATGATAATATTCCTCCTAAGTTAAAAGAGCGATTTTTTATTTAGCGGACGACCTGTTCCAACCCGAGGGTCAAAACATAATCGCATGCTCCTAAAAACACGGCAATTGCCAGGCTGATGCCGATCACGAGCATTGAATAGTGCGTAATTTCGGCACGGGTCGGCCAGGCGACTTTTTTTAGCTCGGCTTTTGAGGAGATGATGTACTCCACGATTTTATTTTCTTTCCAAGACATATTTTTATCTTTAAAAAGCCCTGTTCGGGCTTACGCTCACAATCATACAATATATATACAAATTTGGCAAGGTTTAAACGTAGTGACAAGTCGCGACTTGTCACTACGTTTGATTTTGCGATTAAATATCGAGGTTTTTCACGGTTTTCGCATGGGTCTGGATAAACCGCTTTCTTGACTCGACCTCCGTGCCCATAAGAACGTCAAACACGTGGTCGGCTTTTTGCGCGTCCTCGATGGTTATGAGCTTCAGGATGCGGTTTGCCGGATCCATGGTCGTGGTCCAGAGCTGTTCGGGATTCATCTCGCCCAAACCCTTGTACCGCTGGATGACGGCGCGGTACTCGTCTTTTTCTTCTCCTTCGGCATCACCCTCTTCGCCTTCAACGACTTCAAGTTTTTTCGGCTTGGCGCCTTTTTTCTTTTCCGCCTTGGTTGGCGGCTTGAGAGTGGCGAATTCTTTCAGAATTTTTTCTTTTTCTTCATCCGAATACGCGTAGTGAAGCGCCTTTCCGACTTTAATGCTGTAAAGCGGCGGCTGGGCGACGTAAAGATGCCCCTTGCCGATGATTTCCGGGAAATACCGGTAGAAAAGAGTTAAGAGCAGCGTGCGGATATGCGCGCCGTCAACATCGGCATCGGTCATGATAATGATGCGGTCATAGCGCAGCTTTTCAATTTCAAATTGTTCGCCGATATTGGTGCCGAGCGCGATAATCAATGACTTCACTTCGTTATTCGCGAGCATTTTGTCCAGCCGGGCGCGTTCCACATTCAGAATTTTTCCGCGCAGCGGGAGAATCGCCTGGAATTCACGGCTGCGGCCCTGCTTCGCCGAACCGCCGGCCGAGTCGCCCTCAACAATATAGAGTTCGGACTGCGACGGATCGCGGCTGGAGCAGTCGGCGAGTTTGCCCGGCAGGCTCAACCCTTCAAGCGCGCCTTTTCGGATCACCGTGTCGCGGGCCGCTTTGGCTGCCTGGCGCGCGCGGGAGGCGAGTACGCATTTCTCTAAGATTCCTTCTGCGTCCTTTGGATGTTCTTCAAGATAGATTGCCAGAGTGTCGTTGAACACGCTTTCCACCGCCGTGCGCACTTCGGGATTGCCAAGTTTTGCCTTGGTCTGTCCCTCAAACTGCGGGTCTCTGACCTTGACCGAGATTGCCGCGGTCAGACCTTCGCGCACATCCTCGCCGGAAAGGTTTTCATCTTTTTCTTTGAGATATCCCTTTTTGCGGGCGTAATTATTCAACACGCGGGTGAGCGCGGTGCGGAAGCCGATGACGTGAGTTCCGCCCTCGGGATTATAAATATAGTTGCAGAAGGCAAACAAAGTCTCTTTGAATTCTTCGGTATATTGCAGGCCGATTTCTATTTCCACACCCTCGGCCTCTTTGGAAACATAAAAAACATTTTCATGTTTCGGAGTTTTGTTGGAATTCAGGTGTTTGACGAAAGAGGCGAGCCCGCCCTCGAAATAAAATGAATATTTTTGGCGCGTGGACTTGCTTCGCTCATCGCGCACCGTCAGTTTTACCGCTTTGTTGAGATATGCCTGTTGGCGCAGATGGTCCAGGATGGTATCCCAGCTGAATTCGATGGTTTTGAATATTTCCGGATCCGGCTGAAAAATAATCGTTGTGCCCGTTCCGGCCGCTTTGCCGATTGATTTGACTTTGCTCTGTGGCTTGCCGCGTTTGTATTCCTGCATCCAGAGCTTGCCGTCGCGCTTTACTTCGGCGCGCATCCAGGTGGAGAGGGCGTTCACAACCGAAACGCCGACGCCGTGCAGGCCGCCGGAAACCTTGTAACCGCTGTCGCCGAATTTACCGCCGGCGTGAAGCTTGGTGAGTACGAGCTCCAGAGCCGAAACTTTAAATTGCTTGTGAATATCAACCGGAATGCCGCGGCCGTTGTCTTCAACCGCGATCTTATTGTCGGGTAAAAGCGTTACGGTGATTTGGTCGCAGTGGCCGGCCATTGCTTCGTCAATGGAGTTGTCAACAACTTCCCAAATCAAATGATGCAGACCATCCGGTCCGGTTGTCCCGATATACATGCCTGGCCGTTTTCTGACCGGCTCCAGGCCTTCAAGCACTGTAATCTGTTTTGCGCCGTATTCGTCTTTTGATTTTTTTGCCGCCTTAACCGGGGCGGGTTTCTTAATCGTCTTTTTTGGCATAGCTGTGGACAAATTTTAACTTAATTTATGCCAATATTTTATCATTTTTTATAGCAATTAGCAAGGTAAAATATCCGCTTGGAACAAGGCGAAAATTCTGATATAATTGACGCATTATGGCAAACACAAATAGTTTTACCGAAGAAGAGCAGAAGCGCACGAAATTACTCGCCTTGAGCTATTGGTATGTCACGCACAAGGTCAAGCTGCGCCGCGTCGGGCTGGGCATCCTAATCGGCATGGCCGCAATTTTTTGGCTGTACGCTCTCTGGGGAGTGCTGGATCTTTTTGTAATATCATATTCAAGATATAAGGCCATGATGAATGACCTAACTTCAGGGCCGGCTTATTCGCAGGAATGGATTCGCGTCAACGCGCCGCGGCCGATCGATGCGGGTACGGCCCGGGTTTTCCCGAGCGGCGAAAAATTTGATTTTTTGGCTAAAATTAGCAATGAAAGCCCGATATTTTGGGCCGAATTCAACTATAAATTCACCTTCGCGGGCGGCGAAACCACCCGGCGCCACGGCTTTATCCTGCCGACCGAAGAAAAATGGCTGGCTGAATTGGCTTTTTCCGGCACGGCCCGACCCGAGAGCGCCAAGCTTGTTTTGGAAGACGTCGCTCGGCATCGACTAGATGCGCACGAGGTTCCGGATTATGGGGAATGGAAAAATGAACGCTTCAATTTCAAAATTACGGATATTGCGCAGGAATCCGCACTTTCGCTCGGAAAAGGTACGGTCATGAAAACAAAATTTACGGTGCAGAATCTCTCGGCATACGGATACCGGAGCGTGGGGTTTTACGTCATCGCTTACCGTGGCGCTACGCCGTCCGGAGTAAATTTTGTCGCATTGAGTGATTTTCGCTCCGGGGAAACCCGCGCGGTTGAAGTAAGCTGGTTTGACAGTTTGGCGCAGGTAAGTAAAATGGAGATTGCGCCCGAAGTCAATATTTTTGACGAGGGCAATTACCTGCCGCTCTAAATGTTTGTAAAACTAAAAAATTTCGACTGGATTTTGTTTGCTGCGGTTTTTTTATTGTGCTGTATCGGCCTCGCGGCTATTTATTCGGTGGCGCTCTCTCAGCAGGAACCGGATTTTTTTAATTTCAAAAAACAACTGGCCGTGCTCGCAGTCGGAGTAATTGTTATTTTTTTCATCGCCGCGTCCAATTATCGGTTGCTTCGGAATTACCGTCGGTTAATTTATATCGGCGGCCTCGCG
Protein-coding regions in this window:
- a CDS encoding AAA family ATPase → MTKKIIALVGMCGAGKTAVADEFKKQNWAYVRLGQITLDEVKRRGLEPSEQNERPIREELRAKHGMAAFAVLNFPKIDEALREANVIVDGLYSWSEYKEFKNKYGEALKVIAIYASPETRYARLENRAAHHGEDPKMIFRSFSRDDAESRDYAEIENLDKGGPIAMADWTIINESTMEELIAAARKIISQINES
- a CDS encoding cytidine/deoxycytidylate deaminase family protein, producing MEEQKNDEKYFRPKWDDYFMAIARIIATRSTCDRLRAGAVLVKNNRIISTGYNGAPPGLPHCDGPDGHLIEEGHCIRTIHGEHNALLQAALVPGASTEGTTLYTTYSPCMHCCKYIVACHVSRVVLGKIYRAEQAIQYLKDAGLQVDIYEEKKEVNNFLASLYQKEIETMDPKEGGVQLRTE
- the rplA gene encoding 50S ribosomal protein L1; translated protein: MPRSKRYEEAKKLIDRKKVYPRAEAIELAKKTSTVKFDAAVEAHFQLGIDPAKGEQQIRSTIIFPHSIGKERRVAAFVAADREAEAKAAGADIIGGDDMIEKIKKSEKIDFDVAVATPDMMPKLAKIAKILGPKGLMPNPKTDTVGPNVKKMIEEIKRGKITFKNDATANVHQTIGKVSLDSAKLLENLNALIEAVLRVKPPSSKGEYVKSATIATSMGPGIKFEI
- the rplK gene encoding 50S ribosomal protein L11, with the protein product MAKKVKTQIKLQLKGGQANPAPPVGPALGQHGLNIQDFCSKFNAATKDKMGEVVPVIITVYQDATFSFVTKTPPASELIKKAAGIEKGSGKPLQEKVGKITHAQVKEIAEKKMPDLNAHDIDAAMKIIEGTARQMGVTVQE
- the nusG gene encoding transcription termination/antitermination protein NusG, producing MPKQVLQRGRRWYAIHTYSGYEENVMDNLKKRIESYDMEDKVFGVLIPKEKKIKIKNGKRRIVEEKIFPGYVLVEMIVTDDSWYMVRNTPNVTGFIGTGTVPTPLSEDEVKSLQKRMGVEEPQYKIDVSAGSPVKIVDGPFKGFEGKVSELDEARGKIKVLVNMFGRETPVELDFLQIKKI
- the secE gene encoding preprotein translocase subunit SecE, yielding MSWKENKIVEYIISSKAELKKVAWPTRAEITHYSMLVIGISLAIAVFLGACDYVLTLGLEQVVR
- the gyrB gene encoding DNA topoisomerase (ATP-hydrolyzing) subunit B; the encoded protein is MPKKTIKKPAPVKAAKKSKDEYGAKQITVLEGLEPVRKRPGMYIGTTGPDGLHHLIWEVVDNSIDEAMAGHCDQITVTLLPDNKIAVEDNGRGIPVDIHKQFKVSALELVLTKLHAGGKFGDSGYKVSGGLHGVGVSVVNALSTWMRAEVKRDGKLWMQEYKRGKPQSKVKSIGKAAGTGTTIIFQPDPEIFKTIEFSWDTILDHLRQQAYLNKAVKLTVRDERSKSTRQKYSFYFEGGLASFVKHLNSNKTPKHENVFYVSKEAEGVEIEIGLQYTEEFKETLFAFCNYIYNPEGGTHVIGFRTALTRVLNNYARKKGYLKEKDENLSGEDVREGLTAAISVKVRDPQFEGQTKAKLGNPEVRTAVESVFNDTLAIYLEEHPKDAEGILEKCVLASRARQAAKAARDTVIRKGALEGLSLPGKLADCSSRDPSQSELYIVEGDSAGGSAKQGRSREFQAILPLRGKILNVERARLDKMLANNEVKSLIIALGTNIGEQFEIEKLRYDRIIIMTDADVDGAHIRTLLLTLFYRYFPEIIGKGHLYVAQPPLYSIKVGKALHYAYSDEEKEKILKEFATLKPPTKAEKKKGAKPKKLEVVEGEEGDAEGEEKDEYRAVIQRYKGLGEMNPEQLWTTTMDPANRILKLITIEDAQKADHVFDVLMGTEVESRKRFIQTHAKTVKNLDI